The Corallococcus silvisoli genome contains the following window.
CTGGGTGTGGCCGTCCAGCGTGCGGTCCACGTAGGACGTCGCCTTCACGTTGTCCTGGGAGAAGTTCTGCACGCGGCTGTACTGCGGGTCGCCCTGCTTGCCGTCCGCGCCCGGGGCGGGGATGGAGTAGCTGTACGTGTCCGAGCGGTCCACCGGCTTCTTGAAGTCGAACGGGCCCTTGAGCTTGTTGTCGATGCTGCCGCCGCCCTTCTGTTGGTAGAAGGAGGTGCGGCTGCCCTCGGCGTTGCCGTTCACCTGCGAGTATTCGTCGGTGTGGAGCCGGTCCCCGTCCTTGTGCTTCTCGATGGAGACTTCGTTGCGCGTGTAGGTCAGGTTCGTGTCGCGGCTCTTGGAGATGTCGCCGAAGGACTTGAGGTCGGCGGTCTCGTTCTTGTCGCCCTTCCACTCCGCGCGCTCCACCCGGGTGGCGCCGTCGCCCTTCATCTCCAGCCGGTCGCGCTTGTTGGTGCCGTCCTCATAGGAGGCGGTGTCCATCACCACCGCGCCGTCCTTCTTCGTCGCGACGGAGCGCTCCACCACCTCCTTCTCGCCGTTGACGCGGGTGAGCTCCACCTCGGAGTCGGACACGCGCTTGACGCTGGCGCCTTCGGGCACCTGCTCCTTGCCGTCCGCCATGGCGAAGAGCTTGTCGGCTTGCTGGGTGGTCTTCTCCCGCAGCGACTTCTGCGCGTCCTCTGTCTCCTTGCGCTGGTCGCCCACCGTCTTCAGGTCCACCGCCTGCTTCGCCTTGTCCTCGCCGGACACCGTCTGCCGCTCCGCCGGGGGCGCGTCCACCGCCGGGGCCGCCTTCGCCCTCGCGGCGGCGGTGCTCACGGCCTTCACCGCGGCGCCCACGCCGCTCAGCTCCGGGCCCGCGGCGGGCTTCTTCACATCGAAGCCATCCGCCACGACCGCCGGCTGCCGGGGCTCGGCCTTGGGCTCCACGGGCGCGGCCTTCGGCGCGGTGGCCGCCGCCTTCTCGGTGACGGCGGGAGGGCTGACCAGGGACAGCGGCTTCCGGGAGACAGGGGCGAGAGCCATGGGGGACTCCAGAGGGGGGATGGAGGGCGGACCGCGATGTCCGGACCCACTGCGGCTGGCATGCCAGCGTCGGGAGTCCTCCCACTGTTCCTGATTCCAGGGGTTTGTCTCCCACACGCGGCGCGGGGCCTGATGACAGTCGTTGGGGACCTGGTGACGGCTGTCACCAGGCAGGCGGCCGGTGCTCACGCGTCGAGGAAGAGAATGCGGAGCGGGCGAGGGCCAGCGCTACACTCGCCGCACCAGGTGCGCCGCCCATGACGAAGAGAGACACCGGAAGGGGAAGCTCAGGCACGGGCCCGTCGGACTCGGCGCGTTCGGGGGCAGGCACGGGCCGTGGCACGGGGCGGGGAAGTGGCTCCGGGCCCCGTCGCGCCGAGGACGTCCCGCCCGTTCCGCAGGTGGGCCGCTACCTGCTGCTGCGGCGGCTGGGGCAGGGCGGCATGGGCGTGGTGTACGCCGCGTATGATCCGGATCTGGATCGCAAGGTCGCGCTCAAGCTGCTGCACCCGAACGCCCAGAAGGACAGCGAGGAGGCGCGGGCCCGGCTGTTGCGCGAGGCGCAGGCCATGGCGCGCGTCTCCCATCCCAACGTCATCCCCGTCTTCGACGTGGGCATGTGGGGCGACCAGGTCTTCGTCGCCATGGAGCTGGTGGACGGCGGCACGTTGGGCTCGTGGCTGAAGGAGGCGAAGCCCTCCTGGCGCGAGGTGTTGGAGCGCTACCTCCAGGCGGGGCGCGGGCTGCAGGCCGCGCACGACGCGGGGCTGGTGCACCGCGACTTCAAGCCCGCCAACGTGCTGGTGAGCCGCGCGGGGCGCGTCTACGTGACGGACTTCGGTCTGGCGCGGCAGGTGGGGGACGGGCCAGAGGCCGCGGCGTCGCCGGAGGAGGCCCTGCTGCTGGAGTCCTCGGACCGGCGGATGTTGGAGACCACGCTCACGGAGGCGGGCCTGCTGGTGGGCACGCCCAACTACATGTCCCCGGAGCAGTTCCGCGGCACGCAGCTGGACGCGCGCACGGACCAGTTCAGCTTCTGCGCGGCGCTGTACGGGGCGCTCTACGGCACGCGCCCCTTCGACCCGGGCAGCATCAAGGCGTACGCCTCCGCCAGCCGCGAACCGGGCGTGGACGCGGAGGGCACGCAGTCGCTGGGCGGCACGCAGTCCCTGGCCCCGGCCCCCGCCCGCGCGCCCATCGCGCCGCCCCCCGCGCTCATCCGCGAGCCGCCGCGCGAGGCGAAGGTGCCCGGCTGGGTGCGGCAGGCGGTGCTGCGCGGCCTGTCGTTGGACGCGGACGCGCGCTTCGCCTCCATGCAGGCCTTGCTGGACGCGCTCTCCCAGGAGCAGCGCCATGGACGTCGCCGCCGCTGGGTGGGCGCGTCCGGCGCGATGGCCGCCACGCTGGCGGTGGCCTCGGGCGTGGTCTGGCAGCAGTCCCATGTCTGCGCGGACGCGGGCTCGCTGATGGATGCCGTCTGGACGCCGGACGCGAAGGCGCGACTGGCGTCCGCGTTCCACGCCACCGGCAGGCCCTACGCCGAAGCCATGGCGCTGCGCACCGCGCAGGTGCTGGAGCAGTACGCGGGCGCGTGGAAGCACCAGCGTGTCCAGGCGTGCGAGGACGCGCGCGTGAGCGGCGTGAAGCCGGAGGAGCAGCTCGACCGGCAGGTGGTGTGCCTGGAGCGCCGCCGCAAGGACCTGCGGGCCACGGTGGACCTGCTCGCGGGCGCGGACGCCGCCATGGTGGACAAGGCCGTGGACATGGCGCACGCGCTGCCCGCGCTGCACGAGTGCGAGGACGTGGAGTCGCTGGCCGAACAGCAGCGCCGTCCCTCCGACCCCGCGCTCCGAGAGACGATTGAAGGGCTGGAGGACCAGCTGTCGGAGGTGCGCGCGCAGGTGGACGCGGGCCGCTTCCCGGCGGCGCTCGCGGCGGTGAAGGCCCTGGAGGCGCCCGTGGAGAAGACGGGCTACCTGCCGCTGAAGGCGGAGATGCGCTTCCACCTGGGCTGGCTCCAGGAGCAGACGGGGCAGTCCCCCGAAGCCGCCAGGCTCCTGTCGCGCGCGGTGTTCGACGCGGAGGCGGGCCGGGCGGACCGGCTGAAGGTCGCCATCCTCAACAAGCTGCTCTTCGTGGAGGACGGCCAGAAGCACTTCGACCCGGCGGCCAACTGGGGCCAGCTGGCGGAGGCCACCCTCCAGCGCGTGGGCGGCGAGCCCGTGCTCGAAGCCGACGTGAAGGTGAACCAGGCCAACCTCGCCATCTCCCAGGGCCACGTCGACGAGGCCCGGGCGCGGCTGGAGGAGGCGCGGGCCCTCTATGAGAAGGCGCTGCCGTCGCCGCACCCCAAGCGCGCGCGGGCGCTCTTCCTCCTGGGGCGGCTGCTGCTGGGCAACGGCGACGCGAAGCAGGCGCTGCCGCTGCTGGAGGCGTCGCTCGCGCAGACCGAGGCGTCGGTGGGCTCGGTGCACCCGGACATGGCGCGCCGCCACGGCCTCTTGTCCCTGGCCCTGCGCGAGGCCGGGGCGCCGGACCGCGCGCTGCCGCACGCACGGGCGGTGGCGGACATCTCCCAGGCGCTCCACGGCGGGAAGAGCCCGCAGACCGCGGAGGCGCTGGACGAGGTGGGCATGTGCCAGCTGGGGATGAAGCGCTACGACGACGCGCTGAAGACCTATGAGCAGGCGCTCGCGCTCAAGCGCGAGCTGCTCCCCGAAGGCGACGAGGGCCTGCAACCCTCCTATGACGGGGTGGGACAGGCCCTGCTGGGCCTGGGGCGGGCGCGCGACTCCGTGGAGCCCCTCCAACTGGCGGTGTCCTTCGCGTCCGCGCCTGCGGATGCGCTGGCGGAGTCGGGCTTCGCGCTGGCGCGCGCGCTGTACCAGACGGGGCAGTCCCCCCAGGCCCGCGGAGAGGCCACCCGGGCCCGGGGGCGCTTCAGCGAGGCGGGGATGGATGAGCGCGTGGGCGAGGTGGACACGTGGCTCCAGTCCCTTCCGAAGGAGGCTCCGCGCCCGCCTGCTCGCAAGCCTCCGCGTGCCCGGCGTCAGTAGCTCCCGCGAGCGGCCTGCTGGCGGCGATGGCGAGGCGTGCTAGCGTCCCGCCGCGTGTCGCTGCCGCCAGACGAGGATGAGGCGCTCCTGGACGCCACGGCCACCCTGAACCGGGGTCGCATGGGTCCGGTGCGGATGCTGCTCCGGGTGCTCTCGGGCGCGGAGGCCGGCAAGGCCCACGCGCTCAAGCAGGGCACGTACGTGCTGGGCAAGGCCCCCACGTGCGACATCGTCCTCACCGACAAGGCCGTCTCGCGCCAGCACCTGCGGCTGGAGGTGCACGACGAGCACGTGCTCGCGACCGACCTGGGCTCCCACAACGGCTCCTTCGTGGAGGGCCTGCGCTTCAGCGCGATGGAGCTGCGCCCCGGCAGCGTCGTCACCGTGGGCTCCACCGAGCTGAAGCTGGTGCCGGAGGACACGCGCGAGCGCACCTTGACGCTCTCCTCGCGGGACCGCTTCGGCGCGCTGGTGGGCCACAGCCGCAAGATGCGCGAGGCCTTCACGCTCCTGGAGCGGCTGGCCCCCGGCGGCGCGGACGTGCTCATCCACGGCGAGACGGGCACCGGCAAGGACCTGTGCGCGGAGGCCATCCACCAGCAGAGCCCTCGCGCCAAGGGGCCCTTCGTCATCGTGGACCTGGCGGGCGTGCCCTCCACGCTCATCGAATCCGAGCTCTTCGGCCACGTGAAGGGCTCCTTCACCGGCGCCCAGGCGGACCGCGCCGGCGCCTTCGAGCGCGCCCAGAACGGCACCGTCTTCCTGGATGAGATTGGCGAGCTGCCCCTGGAGCTGCAGCCGCGCCTGCTGCGCGTGCTGGAGCGCCGGCAGGTGAAGCGCGTGGGCGGCAATGACTACTTCACGGTGAACGTGCGCGTGGTGGCCGCCTCGCACGTGAACCTGGAGCAGGCCGTCCAGCAGGGGAAGTTCCGCCGGGACCTCTTCCACCGGCTCGCCGTGCTGCGCGTCACGCTGCCGTCGCTGCGCGAGCGCCCGGAGGACATCCCGCTGCTCATCGACACCATGCTCAAGCAGATGGGCCGGCCGCCCAGCGCCCTGTCGGACCAGACGCGCGCCCTGCTCATGCAGTACCCCTGGCCGGGCAACGTGCGCGAACTGCGCAACGTGGTGGAGCAGGTGGTGAACCTGGGCGAGGAGGCGCTGCCGGACCTGGAGCCGCCCCCGGACGCGTCCGGCCGCCGGGGCCCGGAGCTGGACCTGCCCTTCAAGGAGGCCAAGGAACAGCTCATCGAGGGCTTCGAGCGCGACTACCTGAAGAACCTCATCGAGCGTTGCGAAGGCAACATCTCCCGGGCGTCCCGCGAGGCGGACATCGACCGTGTCTACCTTCGGAAACTCCTGCGCAAGCACGGGCTGGATCCGTCCGGGGACCCTTAACACGGGGCGGCAACCCGGGTAGGATGGCATCCCCCATCCCCCCCCTCCGGAGCCTCCCGTGAGCGTGAGCCTTCCCTCCAACCTCCTCCGTTCCATCCTGTCCCGCGTGGACGTGACACCTCCCGGTCAGCCGTCACCGGAGGCCGCCGCGCAGCAGGTGGGGTTGTCCCAGGATCAGGTCGTCGCTGGAGTGGAGTCCACGGCCACGCCCGTGCAGGCGGAGCAGGCCACGGACGCGTTCGCGGCGGAGGCGCTCACGCAGACGTGGGCGAACCGCTTCCAGCCGGCCGCGGGTGCGCCGCTGGATGACTCCAGCTTCCGCGTGGGCCTGGCGGGTGCGCCCCAGGCACCGGAGATTGGCGGCTGGGACGACGTGGGCAAGGACCCGGACGTCATCCAGCAGACCAAGGAGAACAACTGTGGCTCCGCGGTGGCGGTGATGCTGGGCAACGAGCTGGGCACCAGCAAGACGCAGCCCGAGTCGAACACGCAGAAGATGGACGCGTTGGAGTCTCGCTTCACCGACGGCAAGGGCACGACGCCGCATGAGCTGTCCAACATGCTGGCCAACCAGGGCGCGAAGGTGACGCAGACGTCGTCCACGCTCGACAAGGGCGTGCTGGACCAGGCCCTGAGCGGCGGCGGCAAGGCCGCGGTGATGGTGGACTCGTCCGTGGTGGACCCCACGGCGAAGGGCGGGGAAACGGGCCGTGCGCACTGGGTCACGGTGGAGGGCAAGGACGACCAGGGCCGCTACCTGGTGAAGGACCCCAGCACGGGCAAGAACGTCGCGGTGGACGCCGACAAGCTGGCGAACGCGGTCGACAAGAGCTGGGAGCAGCACCAGGGCGGCGGGATGATGATCGTCGAGAGCGCCCAGGGCGCCTCCGAGGCCCAGGCCGCGCAGGAGGGCGGGGAGAAGGCGGTCGCGCTCGGCAACACCGACGGCGGTGGCTCCCGCGCGATGGGCAACTTCGGCCGCGAATCCTCCTAAGGGCTTCCACCTCCCATGTCCGCCCCCAGGACCATCCGCCACGGGCCCTTGCGCGTCTCATTGCCTGATGGCTGGTTCGACGCCAGCCAGGTCGTGGCGGTGGGGCCGGAGGAGGACGGCTTCCGCGCGAACCTCGTCGTGTCGCTGGAGCCCGCGGTCCCGGGTGAGACGTTGGAGCGGTTCGCCGCGCGCATGCTGGAAGGCGTGCGCGGGGCGCAGGACTTCCTCCAGCTGTCGGAGCGTCACGCCACCTTCGGCGCCAACTCCGGCGTGGTGCGCGAGTACACCTTCCAGATGCACTCGCTCGAGCTCGCGCAGCTCCAGTTCTACGTGCTGCGCGACGACGTGGCCTTCACCTTCACGTACACCCAGCGCGCGCACCGGCTGGCCGCGACGCGGTCCGTGGCGGAGTCGCTGCTCGCGTCCGTGACGTTGGATCCGACGGTGGCGCTGGCGCTGCGGCCCACCGTCTTCCGCGCCTGAGCCCGGCCCCGGGCTTCAGACGACCAGGTGCTCCACGGCGCGCAGCCGCAGCAGCTGGCGGGCCAGCTCCTGCACCTGCTCCACCTCCTGCTGGCCCAGCGCCTTGCGCAGCGCGAGCTTCAGGTCCGTGGAGGCGCGCAGCAGCAGCGTGCGCAGCTGGGCGTTGCTGAGGATGGGGTTGAGCCGCCGCAGGTGGCCCACCAGCGCGCCCAGCTGGGGCAGCGTCAGGCCGGCGACCATCACCTGCGTGGAGGAGCCCTCGTCCGGGCTCTGGCTGATGGCGAGCATCCACGGGGACAGGAGCAGGGAGCGGGTGAAGTCCCGCTCGCACGTCAGGCCCAGCCGCGCGCACTCCTCCACCAGCGGGCCGGTGTCGTGGCCGGAGATGACGGGCTGGATGCGGGCGGCCTCGTACTTCTGGAGGACGGCGTCGTACTGCTTCCGGGCCTCGATGCCCGGCGCCGTGCGCTGGAACTCTCCGAAGGCCTGGTGGATCTCCTCGCGCAGCGTGCGCAGGAGCGTGGCGTCGTCCACGGTGTTGGGTTCGCCCAGCGCCTGGGCCAGGTAGGCCCGGTCGTCGGGAACGGCGTTCGCCGTCTTCCACCACTCGTAGGTGACGGAGCTCTCGCTCAGGACCACCGGAAGGGTGACGACGCCCTGGCGGCCCGGGTTGGCGAGGAACGCGGACAGCTTCTTCTCCACCTCGGTGAGTCCCCGGTGGAGCCGGTTGAGGAGGGCCACGCGCAGCTTCGCGCGGCTCTCCGCCGCCTGCTTCGCGGTGTCCGGAGACCGGCCCTCCGTGGCGGTGCGCTCCCGAGGGGCTTCGGAGGTGGGCGCCTGACGCGTCAGGAGCGGGGCCACCTCCACCTGCGGCGCCAGCGCCTGGGGCTGAGGCGCGGACGGGAGCGTCTGGGCGGAGGGCGGAGGCGGCTGCTCCAGGCCTCCGAAGCCCGCCGCGCCGGCGCCGCGCTGGGTGCTGGGCGCCATCCCGTCCTGCTGCTTCGCGGCCTGCGCGCCACCACCACTACCGCGCTCCGTTTCGGCGGAGCGCGCGGATCCGCCCTCCGTGCCAGAGGACTGCGCCGCGCCGCCCTTCGCGGAGGCGCCTCCCTTGAGGGCGACGCCCTTGCCAGCGGCGCCCTTCCCGGTGGCCTTGCCCGGCGTCCTGCTTTCGCCCGCCGGGGCCTTCTCGCCCTTTTCGTCCTTGGGGCCCTGGAGGGGCAGACCCGGACGGGGAAGGCTGGGCGGAAGGCGGATGCTCATGGGCGGGGGCCTCGGGTGGGGGGAATCAGGCCAGGTTCTTCATGTGGACGACGAGGTTGCTGTCGCTGCTGCCCAGCGTGCTCGCGTCGTCGGTGGGGATGACGTAGCCCTGATCCGCGCCGACGTGCTTGCGGAAGAAGTCTACCACCTCCGGATCCTGCACGTTGGAGGTGGTGCTCTTCTTGATGCCGTACGCCTCGCCGTTCGCTCCCTTGGCCTTCACGGAGTCAGGCGCGGAGGCGAGCAGGTCCTCCATCGTTCCCGACTTCCGGCCACCGGCCTCCGGCTGCATGGTCATCGCGGCGTTGTGGCCCTCAATGTAGCTGACGTCGTAGTACGTCTGCCCGAACCCGCCGCCGAACTTCACTTCACCGAGCGTCGCGTTCTTGCCGTCACCGGAGTCGCTGCGGAAGTTGCCGGACCAGCCCTCCGGGAACTGCACCGTCTTGCTCTCACCGGGCTTCAGCGTGACGGAGTCGACGGCCTTCTCGCCCGCGTTGGGGGTGAAGTTCACCGTCATCGGCTTATCGCCGTCGTTGTTGAGGGTGAGGGTGTTCTTGCCGTTGGAGGCGCCCGCGGCCGGAGCCGCGCCCTGGGCACCGGAAGCGGCAGGCTGCTTCTGGGCGGCCGGCGGAGCCGACTGCGCGGGGGCCGGGGCCGCCTCCGCCGCGGCGGCCTGCTGCGCGCCACCGAAGTCCGCGCCCTCGCCGCCCAGGTCCGGCGCGCCACCGAAGTCCGCGCCCTCGCCGCCCAGGTCCGGCACGCCGCCGAAGTCCGCGCCCTCGCCGCCCAGGTCCGGCGCGCCGCCGAAGTCCGCGCCCTCGCCGCCACCTTGACCGACGCCCGCCGCTCCCTCCGTGCCCGGGACGCCACCCTGCTGCGCGCCGCCGAGCCCCTGCAGGCTGCCGAGCATCTGCACCAACTGGGTCAGCGCCTGGACCACCTCGCTCAGCTGCTCCAGGGGGCTGCCCTGAAGGGCGCCCTTCTTGCCCGCGCCCGCCGCGCCGTCGAAGCCGTCCGCCTGGAACAGGCCCTGGAGTGAACCCGGGCCGCCCTTGCCCTTCACCGCGTCCGCCGTCACCGCCGGGGTGCGCGCCACCGGGCTCGACAGCTGGGCGGCGGAGGTGCGGGGGGAGAAGGAGGAGCTGGCAACGGAGGACTTGGACAGAGGGGAGAGCGCCATGGCGGTGTTCCTCGAGATTGGATGGGTCGGCGGGGGCGCCGGCCGGTTCGGCTGATGTGGGGGGCTAGAGCAGGACGCGTGCCAGCGAGTTCACGCGCTCTGGTGTCGGGCAACCCCTTGGAATGACAGGGAGTTGCGGCAGGCCGGTGGGGGCTGGAGGCCCTGTCCCTGGTGACTGCCGTCAGGCCGCTGATGTCTGCCGTCATCAGGCCCGGGCCCACGAACAAACCCGGGCCTCCACCTGGGGGAAGGTGGAAGTCCGGGTCGTTTGAACAGCGGGAGCGAGGGGCGCCGCGAGGGGGGCGCTCAGGCCACGGCTTCGTGGGTCTCCGTGACGCCCTGGTAGTGGTAGGGGCCGCCGTCGTACGGGGTGATGGCGTCGTCGGCCTTCTTGGTGCAGGCCGCGGCGGTGGGGTCGAAGGCCTGCCAGCCGCCCTGGTCGTCCTTGAACTCGACCCAGGCGTGGTCGCCCTCGGCCGTCTTGCCGAAGACGACGTGCGCGTCCACGCCCTGCGCTTCGAACCGCTGCTCGGCCTCGATGGCCATGTCCACGCAGACGCCTGCCTTCGACGTGTCGAAGTTCTGGGCGTTGTTCATCGCGGCGTCCCACGTCTTGCCGCCCGTGTAGTCGTACTTCCACGTCGTGGCTTCCTTCGCGATGTCCTGCGCCACCTGATCCGCGCTCTTGCCGGAGGAGGGGCCCTTGGCTCCCTGGGCGGGCGCGGCGGCGTTCTGGGGCTGCGCGGGCGCGGGGGTGTTCTGGGCCTGGGCGGGCGGAGGCGTGGGCGACGGCTTCTGGCTCTTGGCCGGCTCGAAGCTGTCGCGCTGGTAGGCCTGCTGGAACTGCTGGTGCGCGGCCTGCTTCTGACACGCGCCGCCAGTGCCCTGCGCGGTCTTCTGGAGGGACTGGGGCGACAGGCCCAACTGCTTCAGCAGGGCCGCCAGCTCCCGGGGCTGCTTCTGCGCATCCAGCGTCTTCAGGGGCGAGCCGTCCGCGTTGACGACCTTCACCACGACGCGCTGGCCGGCCTGCGCGGCTTCGGGCGAGCGCTGCGCGCACGGGCTGGCGACGGACGAACGGGAGAGGGGAGCGAGCGCCATGGTGGGGTCCTCGGAGGCAGCAGCGCCGGCCGGAGCCGACAGGGATGCCGGGACCCATGAGCAGGACGCGTGCCAGCCTCACGCCCGGGTGGCGTGAAAGGCAAACCCGCGAGATTCCATCACGCGACGCTGGGTGCTCACCGGTGACAGGCCGCGTCCCGCCGTGTCGCCTGATGACAGCCGTTCGGTGTCCGATGTCTGGCGTCATCACCCCCTGAAACACTTCTCGCGCGGGCCCGTGAGCCCGCGCGAGAAGGGACGCCACGACTCATCCGGTCCGGAGGGGTCAGACCCTTCGGACCGTGGCGGACCGGATGACCCGGAGTATCAACAGCAGCGCCACCGCTCCAATGAACGCCACGAAGATGGTTCCGGCCAGACCGCCAAACGGGGCCCCGGTGCCGAGCGCGCGGAAGATGAAGCCGCCCAGGAACGCGCCCACCACGCCCACCACGATGTCGCCGACGACGCCGTAACCGCCGCCCACCACCGCGGAGGCGAGCCACCCCGCGATGAGGCCGATGACCGCCCACAACAGGATTGCTTCCAACGCCATTGTCATTCCTCCCATCGAGGTGATGAGACACAACCTGTGCACGATTCCCGGCGACGCTCGCCCCTCCCTGGAGGGCGTCGCCTTGGAGAGCAGGCGGCCAGGCTCCTTCGTGCATGCCCTCTCAAGACAGGCGGTCGCGCAGGCGTCGTGGGGCAGAACGCCCCACGGAAACGCGGGGCAAAACGCCCCATTTTGACGAGGTGTTCACGCTCTGCTGGCATCGAGTGAACACCGCGTCGTCACGCGGCCAGGAGTTCATCTTGGTGAAGCACATCTTTGATTCCGCCGGGTCGCCGTTGTTGTTCGACCGTGAGTCCTTCCGGTGCCGCCACACGCTGCTGGGACACCCCGCGCTGGAG
Protein-coding sequences here:
- a CDS encoding DcrB-related protein produces the protein MSAPRTIRHGPLRVSLPDGWFDASQVVAVGPEEDGFRANLVVSLEPAVPGETLERFAARMLEGVRGAQDFLQLSERHATFGANSGVVREYTFQMHSLELAQLQFYVLRDDVAFTFTYTQRAHRLAATRSVAESLLASVTLDPTVALALRPTVFRA
- a CDS encoding sigma 54-interacting transcriptional regulator; amino-acid sequence: MGPVRMLLRVLSGAEAGKAHALKQGTYVLGKAPTCDIVLTDKAVSRQHLRLEVHDEHVLATDLGSHNGSFVEGLRFSAMELRPGSVVTVGSTELKLVPEDTRERTLTLSSRDRFGALVGHSRKMREAFTLLERLAPGGADVLIHGETGTGKDLCAEAIHQQSPRAKGPFVIVDLAGVPSTLIESELFGHVKGSFTGAQADRAGAFERAQNGTVFLDEIGELPLELQPRLLRVLERRQVKRVGGNDYFTVNVRVVAASHVNLEQAVQQGKFRRDLFHRLAVLRVTLPSLRERPEDIPLLIDTMLKQMGRPPSALSDQTRALLMQYPWPGNVRELRNVVEQVVNLGEEALPDLEPPPDASGRRGPELDLPFKEAKEQLIEGFERDYLKNLIERCEGNISRASREADIDRVYLRKLLRKHGLDPSGDP
- a CDS encoding glycoside hydrolase 64/thaumatin family protein; its protein translation is MALSPLSKSSVASSSFSPRTSAAQLSSPVARTPAVTADAVKGKGGPGSLQGLFQADGFDGAAGAGKKGALQGSPLEQLSEVVQALTQLVQMLGSLQGLGGAQQGGVPGTEGAAGVGQGGGEGADFGGAPDLGGEGADFGGVPDLGGEGADFGGAPDLGGEGADFGGAQQAAAAEAAPAPAQSAPPAAQKQPAASGAQGAAPAAGASNGKNTLTLNNDGDKPMTVNFTPNAGEKAVDSVTLKPGESKTVQFPEGWSGNFRSDSGDGKNATLGEVKFGGGFGQTYYDVSYIEGHNAAMTMQPEAGGRKSGTMEDLLASAPDSVKAKGANGEAYGIKKSTTSNVQDPEVVDFFRKHVGADQGYVIPTDDASTLGSSDSNLVVHMKNLA
- a CDS encoding GlsB/YeaQ/YmgE family stress response membrane protein — translated: MALEAILLWAVIGLIAGWLASAVVGGGYGVVGDIVVGVVGAFLGGFIFRALGTGAPFGGLAGTIFVAFIGAVALLLILRVIRSATVRRV
- a CDS encoding cysteine peptidase family C39 domain-containing protein, translated to MSVSLPSNLLRSILSRVDVTPPGQPSPEAAAQQVGLSQDQVVAGVESTATPVQAEQATDAFAAEALTQTWANRFQPAAGAPLDDSSFRVGLAGAPQAPEIGGWDDVGKDPDVIQQTKENNCGSAVAVMLGNELGTSKTQPESNTQKMDALESRFTDGKGTTPHELSNMLANQGAKVTQTSSTLDKGVLDQALSGGGKAAVMVDSSVVDPTAKGGETGRAHWVTVEGKDDQGRYLVKDPSTGKNVAVDADKLANAVDKSWEQHQGGGMMIVESAQGASEAQAAQEGGEKAVALGNTDGGGSRAMGNFGRESS
- a CDS encoding transglutaminase-like domain-containing protein; protein product: MALAPLSRSSVASPCAQRSPEAAQAGQRVVVKVVNADGSPLKTLDAQKQPRELAALLKQLGLSPQSLQKTAQGTGGACQKQAAHQQFQQAYQRDSFEPAKSQKPSPTPPPAQAQNTPAPAQPQNAAAPAQGAKGPSSGKSADQVAQDIAKEATTWKYDYTGGKTWDAAMNNAQNFDTSKAGVCVDMAIEAEQRFEAQGVDAHVVFGKTAEGDHAWVEFKDDQGGWQAFDPTAAACTKKADDAITPYDGGPYHYQGVTETHEAVA
- a CDS encoding serine/threonine-protein kinase, with product MTKRDTGRGSSGTGPSDSARSGAGTGRGTGRGSGSGPRRAEDVPPVPQVGRYLLLRRLGQGGMGVVYAAYDPDLDRKVALKLLHPNAQKDSEEARARLLREAQAMARVSHPNVIPVFDVGMWGDQVFVAMELVDGGTLGSWLKEAKPSWREVLERYLQAGRGLQAAHDAGLVHRDFKPANVLVSRAGRVYVTDFGLARQVGDGPEAAASPEEALLLESSDRRMLETTLTEAGLLVGTPNYMSPEQFRGTQLDARTDQFSFCAALYGALYGTRPFDPGSIKAYASASREPGVDAEGTQSLGGTQSLAPAPARAPIAPPPALIREPPREAKVPGWVRQAVLRGLSLDADARFASMQALLDALSQEQRHGRRRRWVGASGAMAATLAVASGVVWQQSHVCADAGSLMDAVWTPDAKARLASAFHATGRPYAEAMALRTAQVLEQYAGAWKHQRVQACEDARVSGVKPEEQLDRQVVCLERRRKDLRATVDLLAGADAAMVDKAVDMAHALPALHECEDVESLAEQQRRPSDPALRETIEGLEDQLSEVRAQVDAGRFPAALAAVKALEAPVEKTGYLPLKAEMRFHLGWLQEQTGQSPEAARLLSRAVFDAEAGRADRLKVAILNKLLFVEDGQKHFDPAANWGQLAEATLQRVGGEPVLEADVKVNQANLAISQGHVDEARARLEEARALYEKALPSPHPKRARALFLLGRLLLGNGDAKQALPLLEASLAQTEASVGSVHPDMARRHGLLSLALREAGAPDRALPHARAVADISQALHGGKSPQTAEALDEVGMCQLGMKRYDDALKTYEQALALKRELLPEGDEGLQPSYDGVGQALLGLGRARDSVEPLQLAVSFASAPADALAESGFALARALYQTGQSPQARGEATRARGRFSEAGMDERVGEVDTWLQSLPKEAPRPPARKPPRARRQ